In a genomic window of Virgibacillus sp. SK37:
- the spoIIIAG gene encoding stage III sporulation protein AG — MKQLLERFFGRKDSEGGKRPSKKTGYMIILGIAGLFLLILSNIFSSSPPEAINDQELEKMETAKETSQQETPTTTSIDELESLYKKDLETMLNKIEGVSEAEVMVNLESTSVKVYEKNLIKGQQSTDESDKNGGERKVEDQTEEVQTVLVRQGDREVPLLIQTKKPQVRGVFVVAKGADHATVKKWMIESISRVLDVPKHRVSVMPKN, encoded by the coding sequence TTGAAGCAACTGTTGGAAAGGTTTTTTGGACGGAAAGATAGTGAAGGCGGCAAACGACCATCCAAAAAAACAGGATATATGATCATATTGGGAATAGCCGGTTTGTTTTTGTTAATTCTCAGTAATATTTTCTCCTCGTCTCCTCCAGAAGCAATTAATGACCAAGAGCTTGAGAAAATGGAGACAGCAAAGGAAACAAGCCAGCAGGAGACACCCACTACAACTAGTATAGATGAACTGGAATCCCTATATAAAAAAGATTTAGAAACAATGCTTAACAAAATAGAAGGAGTATCTGAGGCTGAAGTGATGGTCAATCTGGAATCAACCTCGGTTAAGGTCTATGAAAAAAACTTAATAAAGGGGCAACAGTCAACGGATGAATCTGATAAAAATGGTGGAGAAAGAAAAGTAGAGGATCAAACGGAAGAAGTGCAGACAGTGCTAGTGAGACAAGGCGATAGAGAGGTACCTTTGTTGATACAAACAAAGAAACCCCAAGTCAGAGGAGTCTTTGTTGTAGCTAAGGGCGCAGACCATGCTACTGTAAAAAAATGGATGATCGAATCTATCTCGCGTGTGCTTGATGTTCCAAAACATAGAGTTTCAGTAATGCCAAAGAATTAG
- a CDS encoding SpoIIIAH-like family protein encodes MLKKQTVWLLTMLSLMIVLSVYYMTSPASEDLAYINDGQDQEEAVPTDSQEAEEEEAGVEGISNMGEDELFTTIRMELEDERSMKKDRLKDIVASSSASADEKDQALRDIDVIEDVTTKESILEETILGSEKYDDVLVRSEDDKVHVHVKVDTLSSTEVVNIMQMVRDEFGEVPVDVNFQPTASE; translated from the coding sequence ATGTTAAAAAAGCAAACAGTTTGGTTGCTAACAATGTTAAGTTTAATGATTGTGTTGAGTGTGTATTACATGACCTCACCAGCAAGTGAAGATTTAGCCTACATTAATGATGGACAAGATCAGGAGGAAGCTGTACCTACCGATTCGCAGGAGGCAGAAGAAGAAGAAGCTGGGGTAGAAGGTATTTCAAACATGGGGGAAGATGAATTATTTACCACCATTCGAATGGAATTGGAAGATGAGAGAAGTATGAAAAAGGATAGATTAAAAGATATTGTAGCTTCAAGTTCTGCTTCTGCAGATGAAAAGGATCAGGCGCTTAGAGATATTGACGTTATTGAGGATGTAACTACAAAGGAATCGATCCTTGAAGAAACTATTTTAGGTTCAGAAAAATATGATGATGTATTAGTTCGGTCAGAAGATGACAAAGTACATGTGCATGTAAAAGTTGATACACTCTCTTCTACTGAAGTAGTTAACATTATGCAAATGGTGAGAGATGAATTTGGTGAAGTTCCTGTAGATGTAAATTTCCAACCTACAGCAAGTGAATAA
- the accB gene encoding acetyl-CoA carboxylase biotin carboxyl carrier protein, whose translation MLKVQEIREIIKLIDQSSINQFTYESNGTTITMEKSAGNTTVQPQNTPIQVVEENPPVQPKEEPIIKEEKPAESLKEETVKEETKPSYDYEITSPMVGTFYSSPSPESGPYVSVGSKVEDSSIVCIVEAMKLFNEIEAEVSGEIVEILVKDGELVEYGQPLFRVNKK comes from the coding sequence ATGTTGAAAGTGCAGGAAATTAGAGAAATTATCAAGCTAATTGATCAATCATCCATTAATCAATTTACTTATGAGTCAAACGGTACAACTATAACTATGGAAAAGTCAGCCGGAAATACAACTGTTCAACCACAGAATACCCCAATTCAAGTAGTTGAAGAAAATCCGCCTGTGCAACCGAAGGAAGAACCAATTATTAAAGAAGAAAAGCCAGCGGAATCTCTTAAGGAGGAAACTGTAAAAGAAGAAACAAAACCATCTTATGATTATGAAATTACCTCACCTATGGTAGGGACATTTTATAGTTCACCATCTCCTGAAAGCGGCCCTTATGTTTCTGTAGGCAGCAAGGTAGAAGATTCATCCATTGTATGTATAGTAGAGGCAATGAAGCTATTTAATGAAATTGAAGCAGAAGTTTCAGGGGAGATAGTTGAAATCCTTGTAAAAGATGGCGAGTTAGTAGAGTACGGTCAGCCATTATTCAGAGTAAACAAGAAATAA
- the accC gene encoding acetyl-CoA carboxylase biotin carboxylase subunit — translation MIRKLLIANRGEIAVRIIRACKEMDITTVAVYSEADKEALHVQLADEAYCIGPTLSKDSYLNFTNIMSVATLTEVDAVHPGYGFLAENADFAEICKACNVTFVGPTPEAIQQMGIKDVARETMKKANVPIVPGSNGIIENTDEAIEIAEKIGYPVIIKATAGGGGKGIRVARTEEDLIKGIQVTQKEAETAFGNPGVYIEKFIEDFRHVEIQILADEHGNVVHLGERDCSIQRRLQKLIEETPSPAITPEIREKMGEASVKAAKAVNYVGAGTIEYIFDRKSNEFYFMEMNTRIQVEHPVTELVTGVDLIKEQILIANGEKLSFKQEDIEFEGYAMECRINAENPYKNFMPSAGEIEMYLPPGGLGVRIDSAAYPGYRIPPYYDSMIAKLITYGKTRKEAINRMKRSLDEFVVEGVYTTIPFHRQIMEHEVFVKGDFNTNFLEENPIIEKKD, via the coding sequence GTGATTAGGAAACTGTTAATTGCTAACAGAGGTGAAATAGCCGTACGTATTATTCGTGCTTGTAAAGAAATGGATATAACGACAGTAGCTGTGTACTCAGAAGCTGATAAGGAGGCATTACATGTTCAATTAGCTGATGAAGCTTATTGTATAGGACCTACTTTAAGTAAGGACAGCTATCTGAATTTCACTAATATTATGAGTGTGGCGACACTTACAGAAGTGGATGCTGTCCATCCGGGCTATGGATTTCTTGCTGAAAACGCTGATTTCGCGGAAATTTGTAAAGCGTGTAATGTTACTTTTGTGGGTCCCACTCCAGAAGCTATACAGCAAATGGGAATTAAAGACGTAGCTAGAGAAACAATGAAAAAGGCAAATGTACCTATTGTTCCTGGTTCTAATGGAATTATTGAAAATACGGATGAAGCAATTGAGATTGCCGAAAAAATAGGATATCCAGTTATTATAAAGGCAACTGCTGGGGGCGGGGGTAAAGGTATTCGTGTCGCCAGAACAGAAGAAGATCTTATTAAAGGAATCCAAGTTACACAAAAAGAAGCTGAAACAGCTTTTGGAAATCCAGGGGTATATATTGAAAAATTCATCGAGGATTTCCGCCATGTTGAAATACAGATTCTTGCAGATGAGCATGGAAATGTTGTCCATCTTGGGGAAAGAGATTGTTCTATCCAAAGAAGACTGCAAAAGCTAATAGAAGAAACACCTTCACCTGCAATTACACCTGAGATCAGGGAGAAAATGGGTGAAGCTTCTGTAAAGGCTGCAAAAGCAGTTAATTATGTAGGAGCAGGAACGATTGAATATATATTTGATAGAAAAAGTAACGAGTTTTATTTTATGGAAATGAATACAAGAATCCAAGTAGAACATCCGGTAACAGAACTTGTAACTGGTGTGGACCTTATTAAAGAACAAATTTTAATCGCAAACGGTGAAAAACTATCCTTTAAACAAGAGGATATTGAATTTGAAGGTTATGCAATGGAATGCAGGATAAATGCTGAGAACCCATATAAAAATTTTATGCCTTCTGCTGGCGAAATAGAAATGTATCTTCCACCAGGTGGATTAGGTGTAAGAATAGATTCTGCAGCATATCCTGGATATAGAATTCCCCCTTACTATGATTCCATGATCGCTAAGTTGATTACATATGGAAAAACGAGGAAAGAAGCAATAAATAGAATGAAACGCTCACTAGATGAGTTTGTTGTAGAAGGAGTATATACAACAATTCCATTTCATCGACAAATCATGGAGCATGAAGTATTTGTAAAGGGAGATTTCAATACGAATTTTCTTGAGGAGAATCCGATCATTGAGAAAAAAGATTGA
- a CDS encoding Asp23/Gls24 family envelope stress response protein: MDEQPLLNVSGDSSLGKVEIAPEVIEVIAGIAAAEVDGLYAMRGNFATGVVERFGKKAHSKGVKVELTENGVLIDLFVILNYGISIPQTAQKLQTNIRQTLKNMTALEIDEINVHVVGIQMETRESEEQKED, from the coding sequence ATGGATGAACAGCCTTTGTTAAACGTTAGTGGTGATAGTAGTTTAGGTAAAGTTGAAATAGCGCCTGAAGTTATTGAAGTTATTGCTGGTATAGCTGCCGCAGAAGTAGATGGCCTCTATGCGATGCGTGGAAACTTTGCAACGGGTGTCGTGGAACGCTTCGGGAAAAAAGCGCATAGTAAGGGTGTCAAGGTTGAACTTACGGAGAATGGTGTGCTAATCGACTTATTCGTTATCCTGAATTACGGCATTTCTATTCCTCAAACTGCACAGAAACTGCAAACAAATATAAGGCAAACACTAAAAAATATGACTGCTTTGGAAATTGATGAAATTAATGTGCATGTTGTAGGTATACAAATGGAAACAAGGGAAAGTGAAGAACAGAAAGAGGATTAG
- the nusB gene encoding transcription antitermination factor NusB, which yields MNRHTAREKAFQILFQLDINKNEPSQAINDFLETEESDSFLILLVEGVTENKQKIDQVLAERIEKWSFERIASVEKTILRIASYEIQYLDDIPTNVSINEAVELANKYGDEKSGKFINGVLSKVINDKGE from the coding sequence ATGAATAGACACACAGCAAGAGAAAAAGCATTTCAAATTCTGTTCCAACTCGATATTAATAAAAATGAACCCAGTCAAGCAATAAATGATTTCCTGGAAACGGAAGAAAGTGATTCATTCTTAATACTACTTGTTGAGGGAGTAACAGAAAACAAACAAAAAATTGACCAGGTGTTGGCTGAACGTATTGAAAAATGGTCTTTTGAACGGATAGCTTCAGTAGAAAAAACGATTCTGCGTATTGCTTCATATGAGATTCAATATCTTGATGATATACCGACAAATGTATCTATTAATGAAGCAGTTGAACTAGCCAATAAATATGGAGATGAGAAATCAGGTAAATTTATAAATGGTGTACTTTCAAAAGTAATTAATGACAAAGGGGAGTAA
- the folD gene encoding bifunctional methylenetetrahydrofolate dehydrogenase/methenyltetrahydrofolate cyclohydrolase FolD, protein MTAVEINGRDLAQEIKADMKMEVEELNRKGIYPKLTVVLVGEDPASKSYVKGKKKASAETGIESELIELPASTTEAELLTLLNELNNDNSIHGILVQLPLPDHIHQQKVIETISPEKDVDGFHPINIGHMMTGNDTFLPCTPHGIITLLKSRNLQIEGKHAVVIGRSNIVGKPVGQLLLNENATVTYCHSKTQNLQHYTKQADILIVAVGKPNVINQTHLKEGAIVIDVGVNRLEGGALTGDVDFDSAKEIASYITPVPRGVGPMTITMLLKNTIKAAKGMTR, encoded by the coding sequence ATGACTGCAGTTGAAATCAATGGGAGAGATTTGGCGCAAGAAATCAAAGCTGATATGAAGATGGAAGTAGAGGAACTTAATCGTAAAGGAATATATCCAAAGCTTACAGTTGTTCTCGTAGGAGAAGATCCTGCATCCAAATCCTATGTAAAAGGGAAAAAGAAAGCCTCAGCGGAAACAGGGATCGAATCTGAACTAATTGAGCTCCCAGCTTCAACTACAGAGGCAGAATTATTAACCCTGCTAAATGAGTTAAATAATGACAATTCGATTCACGGGATTTTAGTTCAGTTGCCATTACCAGACCATATTCATCAACAGAAGGTGATAGAGACAATTTCACCTGAAAAAGATGTAGATGGATTCCACCCTATTAATATTGGTCATATGATGACAGGTAATGATACCTTTCTTCCTTGTACTCCGCACGGTATTATTACTTTGCTAAAATCCCGTAATTTACAGATAGAAGGTAAGCATGCTGTAGTTATTGGAAGAAGTAATATAGTAGGTAAACCGGTTGGACAATTACTATTAAATGAAAATGCGACGGTCACTTACTGCCATTCAAAAACCCAGAATCTTCAACATTATACGAAGCAAGCAGATATCCTAATAGTTGCTGTAGGCAAGCCAAATGTAATTAACCAAACCCATCTCAAAGAAGGAGCCATAGTCATAGATGTTGGTGTGAATAGGCTTGAGGGCGGTGCCCTGACCGGAGATGTTGACTTTGATAGCGCAAAGGAAATAGCTTCTTATATTACTCCTGTTCCTCGTGGAGTCGGGCCAATGACAATTACAATGTTGCTAAAGAATACCATTAAAGCGGCTAAAGGAATGACAAGATAA
- the xseA gene encoding exodeoxyribonuclease VII large subunit, with product MKDNYLTVTALTKYLKRKLDTDPHLKNIWLKGEISNFKHHSRGHMYLTIKDDQTRIQAVMFAGNNRFLKFMPENGMKVLIKGEISIFEAYGQYQLYIQNMEPDGIGALYLAFEQLKEKLHKKGYFDQQYKKKIPVHPKHIGVITSPTGAAVRDIITTIKRRYPIVSLTVIPVLVQGQNAANSIKQAIDKANEKAMFDVLIVGRGGGSIEELWSFNEEIVAEAIFRSSIPVISAVGHETDLTISDFVADMRAPTPTGAAELAVPSHIELKERITMLRRSVKKEMTRKVLQEERQIQRIKDSYAFRYPQLLLKQKEQELDHSVGNLQKSASNYVKQTEKAYQDLFKRLLAQHPKKQIQQSHNELNQLTKRQKYYMNLLIEQGSNQLRNTIDKLTLVNPLAIMQRGFAIPYTQRGNIIKSTKQVKEKDSITLHMADGRLSCYVEEIEEEHNGGKE from the coding sequence TTGAAAGACAATTATTTAACAGTAACTGCGCTAACAAAGTATCTAAAAAGAAAGCTTGATACAGATCCCCATCTAAAAAACATTTGGTTAAAAGGTGAAATCTCTAATTTCAAACATCATAGTCGTGGCCACATGTATTTAACAATTAAAGACGATCAGACACGAATACAGGCAGTGATGTTTGCTGGAAACAACCGCTTCCTCAAATTCATGCCTGAAAACGGAATGAAGGTTTTGATAAAAGGTGAAATAAGTATATTTGAAGCATATGGGCAATATCAATTATATATACAAAATATGGAACCTGATGGAATTGGTGCTTTGTATTTAGCCTTTGAACAGCTGAAAGAAAAATTACATAAAAAAGGGTATTTTGACCAGCAATATAAAAAGAAAATCCCTGTACATCCCAAACATATCGGGGTTATAACCTCGCCTACTGGTGCAGCTGTTCGTGATATTATCACAACAATAAAAAGAAGGTACCCAATTGTTTCTCTAACGGTAATTCCCGTTTTGGTGCAAGGTCAAAATGCTGCAAATTCAATTAAACAAGCAATTGATAAAGCGAATGAAAAGGCAATGTTCGATGTTTTAATTGTAGGTAGGGGCGGAGGCTCTATTGAAGAGTTATGGAGTTTTAATGAGGAGATAGTAGCCGAAGCTATCTTCCGCTCGAGCATCCCTGTAATTTCTGCAGTCGGACATGAAACAGATCTTACGATAAGTGATTTTGTTGCAGATATGCGTGCTCCCACACCTACTGGTGCAGCCGAACTGGCTGTACCTTCACACATTGAATTAAAAGAAAGAATAACGATGTTAAGAAGATCAGTGAAAAAAGAAATGACACGGAAAGTTCTACAGGAAGAGCGACAGATTCAGCGCATAAAAGATTCCTATGCGTTCCGTTACCCTCAACTTCTTCTTAAGCAAAAAGAACAAGAACTGGATCATAGTGTTGGAAATTTGCAAAAAAGTGCAAGCAACTATGTTAAACAGACGGAAAAAGCTTATCAAGATCTTTTTAAGCGATTACTGGCCCAGCATCCCAAAAAACAAATCCAACAATCTCATAACGAATTAAACCAACTGACTAAGAGGCAAAAGTATTACATGAATTTGTTAATTGAACAAGGTAGTAATCAATTGCGGAATACGATTGATAAATTAACACTTGTTAACCCTCTTGCTATTATGCAACGCGGATTTGCTATACCTTATACGCAGAGAGGAAACATAATAAAGTCAACTAAACAAGTGAAAGAAAAAGATTCGATAACACTCCATATGGCAGATGGAAGGTTAAGCTGTTATGTTGAGGAAATAGAGGAGGAACATAATGGAGGAAAAGAATGA
- a CDS encoding exodeoxyribonuclease VII small subunit, translated as MEEKNELSFEEAMKELENIVGKLEEGDVPLEQAIEYYQDGMKLSKLCNDKLKNVQEKMTHIMNEQGDLEPFEIQEDE; from the coding sequence ATGGAGGAAAAGAATGAATTATCCTTTGAGGAAGCAATGAAAGAATTAGAAAATATAGTAGGAAAACTGGAGGAAGGTGACGTTCCTCTTGAACAAGCAATTGAATACTATCAAGATGGGATGAAATTGTCAAAACTATGTAATGATAAATTGAAAAATGTCCAAGAGAAAATGACCCATATCATGAATGAACAAGGTGACCTCGAACCTTTTGAAATACAGGAGGATGAATAG
- a CDS encoding polyprenyl synthetase family protein, with product MNTNLISYMEQSKELIHDGLITSLEKLDIPTNLKQAMLYSVKAGGKRLRPVLLFSAFEAYGKDLEKAISSAIALELIHTYSLVHDDLPAMDNDDYRRGKLTNHKVYGEATAILAGDALLTYSFELIANDPLLQDAEKVDLIKNLSSASGPKGMVGGQILDMEAENKAISLTELERIHVLKTGKLLQFAVYAGAYLGGATNSELAALKDFSYYLGLIFQIQDDILDVTGDPKKMGKQVGSDEGNNKSTYPKLLGLDGAIEQKNMYSKKAKEALKKCKRRSFLLNDVNRSFW from the coding sequence TTGAATACAAATCTGATTTCATATATGGAACAAAGTAAAGAGCTTATCCATGATGGACTTATAACTTCTCTGGAGAAATTGGACATTCCAACTAATTTGAAGCAGGCAATGCTGTATTCTGTTAAAGCTGGAGGCAAGCGGTTAAGACCTGTGCTATTATTTTCTGCGTTTGAAGCATATGGAAAAGATCTTGAAAAAGCCATTTCCAGCGCAATTGCTCTTGAACTTATTCATACTTATTCACTGGTCCATGATGACCTGCCTGCAATGGATAATGATGATTACAGAAGAGGTAAACTAACAAATCATAAAGTTTATGGAGAGGCAACTGCCATCCTGGCCGGTGATGCACTACTAACATACAGTTTTGAATTGATAGCTAATGACCCTCTTTTACAGGATGCTGAAAAAGTGGATTTAATTAAAAATTTATCCTCCGCTAGCGGACCTAAAGGGATGGTTGGAGGACAAATCCTAGATATGGAAGCTGAAAATAAAGCTATTTCGCTAACTGAATTAGAGAGAATACATGTTCTGAAAACTGGTAAATTACTTCAATTTGCTGTTTATGCTGGAGCATATCTTGGTGGAGCAACTAATTCCGAGTTAGCCGCACTAAAAGATTTTTCTTATTATCTTGGTTTAATATTCCAAATACAAGATGATATTCTTGATGTCACTGGAGACCCCAAAAAAATGGGGAAACAGGTTGGGAGTGACGAGGGAAACAATAAAAGCACTTACCCCAAGTTACTTGGATTAGATGGAGCTATCGAACAAAAAAATATGTATAGTAAGAAGGCAAAAGAAGCGTTAAAAAAATGCAAACGCAGATCATTCTTACTTAATGATGTTAACAGATCATTTTGGTAA
- a CDS encoding TlyA family RNA methyltransferase — MGKKRIDVLLVDRGLIETREKAKRMIMAGLVYTEQERIDKPGIKVEEDIPLTVKGKLFPYVGRGGLKFEKALTYFAISAMDKIMIDVGSSTGGFTDCALQNGAKLSYAIDVGYNQLDWKLRNDERVIVMERTNFRYVTPDMLLHGPPDLASVDVSFISLKLILPVLKKLLKPDSNVVVLIKPQFEAGREQVGKKGIVRDRGVHFQVLKQIISFAQSEGYTFKDITYSPITGGDGNIEFLAHFSWGNSKDCPPVDEEQLLKLVDDAHNELTMINKKEK; from the coding sequence ATGGGTAAAAAACGGATTGATGTTCTATTAGTGGACAGAGGGTTAATTGAAACACGAGAAAAAGCCAAGCGCATGATTATGGCGGGCCTTGTATACACAGAGCAGGAAAGAATTGATAAACCGGGAATAAAGGTGGAGGAAGATATTCCATTAACCGTAAAAGGAAAGCTTTTTCCGTATGTAGGTAGAGGAGGCTTGAAGTTTGAAAAGGCCCTTACTTATTTTGCTATCTCTGCTATGGATAAGATCATGATCGATGTAGGCTCCTCGACGGGTGGTTTCACAGATTGCGCTTTACAAAATGGAGCTAAATTAAGTTATGCAATAGATGTAGGATACAATCAATTGGATTGGAAGCTACGAAATGATGAAAGAGTAATTGTAATGGAACGTACCAACTTTCGCTATGTCACACCAGATATGTTGTTGCATGGCCCACCGGATTTAGCTTCTGTTGATGTATCGTTTATCTCCCTTAAATTAATATTACCAGTGTTGAAAAAATTATTAAAACCAGATAGTAATGTTGTGGTCCTGATTAAACCACAATTTGAAGCAGGTAGGGAGCAAGTTGGTAAGAAAGGCATTGTTAGGGACCGGGGTGTTCACTTTCAAGTTCTAAAGCAAATTATTTCATTTGCTCAGTCGGAAGGATACACATTTAAGGATATAACATATTCCCCTATAACTGGGGGAGATGGGAATATTGAATTTTTAGCTCACTTTTCTTGGGGGAATAGCAAAGATTGTCCACCAGTAGATGAAGAGCAGCTATTAAAGCTCGTAGATGATGCTCACAATGAATTAACGATGATAAATAAAAAAGAAAAATGA
- the ahrC gene encoding transcriptional regulator AhrC/ArgR, which produces MSKLQRHIKIRELITENEIETQDELVADLKDLGFNVTQATVSRDIKELHLVKVPSTNGNYKYSLPADQRFNPLEKLKRLINDAFVKIEHASHFIILKTLPGNAQAVGALIDNLDWKEIMGTICGDDTCLIICRTEEKAEIIKDRFIDML; this is translated from the coding sequence ATGAGTAAACTACAACGTCATATTAAAATTCGAGAATTAATCACAGAAAACGAAATTGAAACACAGGATGAGCTTGTAGCTGATTTAAAAGATCTCGGGTTCAATGTAACTCAAGCTACCGTCTCGCGTGATATCAAAGAACTTCATCTTGTAAAAGTACCATCCACAAATGGCAACTATAAATATAGTCTGCCTGCTGACCAACGATTTAATCCATTAGAGAAATTAAAAAGGTTAATAAATGACGCATTTGTAAAAATAGAACATGCAAGCCATTTTATAATTTTAAAGACCTTGCCTGGTAATGCCCAAGCAGTAGGAGCATTAATTGATAATTTGGATTGGAAAGAGATTATGGGCACCATCTGTGGTGATGATACATGTCTTATTATATGTAGGACAGAAGAAAAGGCAGAAATTATTAAAGACCGATTTATTGATATGCTTTAA
- the recN gene encoding DNA repair protein RecN produces the protein MLTELSIHDFAIIEDISITFNEGLTVLTGETGAGKSIIIDAVQLLAGGRGSVEFVRHGTKKAEIEGLFIIDSDTHPIYEVGNEYGIEISDKQIVLQRSITANGKSICRVNSKLVTLAILREFGKTLIDIHSQHETQSLMNPEHHIDLLDMYDAGQIRKTKQEYHKLFGKLLSLKNRYKKLSENEQEMAHRLDLLQFQLKEIEEADLSPDEDQNLEEERASLVNYERIFQALQDGYNALYGEQKGLEWVNKAQVALQSAATYDKFIEEKAEAISNHYYALEELTYELRNYTEMQQYSPGRLNELEGRLNEISRLKKKYGATVNDILEYMAKVEEEIEEITNKDSHLSKLNEEIKEIQKDAYLEARQLHDLRKKAANSLTTNIHKELKGLYLEKASFAISFGEGDGFKNEEELPLHKNGFDHVRFLISTNTGEPLKELNKIASGGELSRIMLVLKKIFSRHQGVTSVIFDEVDTGVSGRVAQAIAEKIYQISQASQVLCITHLPQVAAMADTHKFIKKLEKNQRTFTSVSELTKEQQIDELSRMITGTKLTETAKEHGKEMLELAYQYKASL, from the coding sequence GTGCTAACAGAATTATCTATACATGACTTCGCGATTATTGAGGATATATCTATAACATTCAATGAAGGATTGACAGTGCTAACAGGTGAAACTGGTGCAGGGAAATCCATAATTATTGATGCAGTGCAATTATTGGCTGGTGGCAGGGGATCAGTCGAATTTGTAAGACATGGAACAAAGAAAGCGGAGATTGAAGGTTTATTCATAATTGACTCTGATACCCATCCCATTTATGAAGTTGGAAACGAATATGGTATTGAAATATCTGACAAGCAGATTGTACTTCAACGTTCCATTACGGCCAATGGAAAAAGTATATGCAGGGTAAATAGTAAATTAGTTACACTTGCAATATTGAGGGAGTTTGGAAAGACACTAATTGATATTCACAGTCAGCATGAAACACAGTCTCTTATGAACCCTGAACATCATATCGACTTACTCGATATGTATGATGCAGGTCAAATTAGAAAAACAAAACAGGAGTATCATAAACTGTTTGGTAAACTTTTATCCCTGAAAAATCGCTATAAAAAATTAAGTGAAAATGAACAGGAAATGGCTCACCGACTAGATCTTCTTCAATTTCAGCTTAAGGAAATTGAAGAAGCTGATCTATCACCTGATGAAGATCAGAACTTAGAGGAAGAAAGAGCTTCCTTGGTTAATTATGAACGTATTTTCCAAGCGTTGCAAGATGGATACAATGCTTTGTACGGGGAACAGAAAGGGTTGGAATGGGTTAATAAAGCTCAGGTGGCACTCCAATCTGCTGCTACATATGATAAATTTATTGAAGAAAAAGCAGAAGCAATCTCCAACCATTATTATGCTTTAGAAGAATTGACATATGAACTACGGAATTATACAGAAATGCAGCAATACTCTCCTGGCAGATTGAATGAACTTGAGGGTAGATTAAACGAAATCAGCCGTTTGAAAAAGAAATATGGTGCTACAGTGAATGATATTCTGGAATATATGGCAAAAGTAGAAGAGGAAATTGAAGAAATCACTAACAAAGATTCTCACTTATCTAAGCTTAATGAAGAAATAAAAGAAATACAAAAAGATGCATATTTGGAAGCAAGACAACTACATGATTTACGTAAAAAGGCAGCAAATTCCCTAACAACTAATATTCACAAAGAATTAAAAGGATTGTATTTAGAAAAAGCGTCCTTTGCAATTTCATTTGGAGAAGGTGATGGTTTTAAAAACGAAGAAGAACTTCCACTTCATAAAAATGGTTTTGATCACGTACGCTTTTTAATTTCAACGAATACAGGGGAACCTCTTAAAGAATTGAACAAAATCGCTTCCGGTGGTGAGCTTTCCAGGATAATGCTCGTTCTTAAGAAGATCTTTTCCAGGCATCAAGGTGTTACAAGTGTTATTTTTGATGAAGTAGACACAGGAGTTAGCGGTAGGGTTGCACAGGCTATTGCTGAAAAAATATATCAAATTTCACAAGCTTCGCAAGTACTGTGTATTACACACTTACCTCAGGTAGCAGCAATGGCAGATACCCACAAATTTATCAAAAAGCTGGAAAAAAACCAACGCACGTTTACATCAGTATCCGAGCTAACAAAAGAGCAGCAAATTGATGAACTAAGCAGAATGATTACGGGTACTAAATTAACCGAGACTGCTAAAGAACATGGAAAAGAAATGCTTGAATTAGCGTATCAGTATAAAGCATCATTATAA